A genomic region of Gossypium hirsutum isolate 1008001.06 chromosome D01, Gossypium_hirsutum_v2.1, whole genome shotgun sequence contains the following coding sequences:
- the LOC107948541 gene encoding uncharacterized protein isoform X7, whose protein sequence is MISLDCPLGDYREEEINEFASWLGGSYATDVTKPLDGVLTIPLANGDNMNLHMSKKVHREFASKLFALYRNIRKAMERHEDLSQTLRRPAELIMGSFDGIKHDTDGFDKQGMRLLLATLNRIFDSLQTTYEGLFLLDFRLQR, encoded by the exons ATGATTTCTTTGGACTGCCCTCTAGGAGACTACCGTGAAGAAGAGATCaatgaattt GCATCTTGGTTGGGTGGATCTTATGCTACTGATGTTACAAAACCCTTAGATGGAGTATTGACTATTCCCTTGGCAAATGGTGATAACATGAATCTTCATATGTCAAAG AAAGTGCACAGGGAATTTGCATCAAAACTGTTTGCTCTGTACCGCAATATAAGGAAAGCAATGGAGAGGCATGAAGATTTGTCACAGACTTTGCGTAGACCTGCTGAGTTAATAATGGGTTCATTTGATGGAATTAAG CATGACACTGATGGTTTTGATAAACAAGGAATGAGGCTTCTGCTTGCGACACTTAACAGGATATTTGATTCATTGCAGACAACTTATGAAGGTTTGTTTTTATTG GATTTCAGACTTCAACGGTAA
- the LOC107948541 gene encoding uncharacterized protein isoform X6, translated as MISLDCPLGDYREEEINEFASWLGGSYATDVTKPLDGVLTIPLANGDNMNLHMSKKVHREFASKLFALYRNIRKAMERHEDLSQTLRRPAELIMGSFDGIKHDTDGFDKQGMRLLLATLNRIFDSLQTTYEGFQTSTVKAIYIFDLSAQVSSSVEKCILTKVGCKW; from the exons ATGATTTCTTTGGACTGCCCTCTAGGAGACTACCGTGAAGAAGAGATCaatgaattt GCATCTTGGTTGGGTGGATCTTATGCTACTGATGTTACAAAACCCTTAGATGGAGTATTGACTATTCCCTTGGCAAATGGTGATAACATGAATCTTCATATGTCAAAG AAAGTGCACAGGGAATTTGCATCAAAACTGTTTGCTCTGTACCGCAATATAAGGAAAGCAATGGAGAGGCATGAAGATTTGTCACAGACTTTGCGTAGACCTGCTGAGTTAATAATGGGTTCATTTGATGGAATTAAG CATGACACTGATGGTTTTGATAAACAAGGAATGAGGCTTCTGCTTGCGACACTTAACAGGATATTTGATTCATTGCAGACAACTTATGAAG GATTTCAGACTTCAACGGTAAAggcaatatatatatttgatttatctGCACAAG TTTCCTCTTCTGTCGAAAAGTGCATACTTACAAAAGTTGGTTGCAAGTGGTAA
- the LOC107948541 gene encoding uncharacterized protein isoform X2: MISLDCPLGDYREEEINEFASWLGGSYATDVTKPLDGVLTIPLANGFDCLQKVHREFASKLFALYRNIRKAMERHEDLSQTLRRPAELIMGSFDGIKHDTDGFDKQGMRLLLATLNRIFDSLQTTYEGFQTSTVKAIYIFDLSAQGKHFLPVFMNFRLWSSILFKRNVLTRMLSIFPLYLTCNPNLYLCERICSFLFCRKVHTYKSWLQVVMKKTMMKFRFLTFPEAQLPLRYVPNLIKNELISFFFYLCTLHNKSMTLLVKCECWLHVRVQTTDMIELWLPILT, translated from the exons ATGATTTCTTTGGACTGCCCTCTAGGAGACTACCGTGAAGAAGAGATCaatgaattt GCATCTTGGTTGGGTGGATCTTATGCTACTGATGTTACAAAACCCTTAGATGGAGTATTGACTATTCCCTTGGCAAATG GTTTTGATTGTTTGCAGAAAGTGCACAGGGAATTTGCATCAAAACTGTTTGCTCTGTACCGCAATATAAGGAAAGCAATGGAGAGGCATGAAGATTTGTCACAGACTTTGCGTAGACCTGCTGAGTTAATAATGGGTTCATTTGATGGAATTAAG CATGACACTGATGGTTTTGATAAACAAGGAATGAGGCTTCTGCTTGCGACACTTAACAGGATATTTGATTCATTGCAGACAACTTATGAAG GATTTCAGACTTCAACGGTAAAggcaatatatatatttgatttatctGCACAAGGTAAGCATTTTCTTCCGGTTTTCATGAATTTCCGTCTATGGTCGAGCATTCTCTTCAAGCGTAATGTCCTTACTAGAATGCTTTCCATATTTCCATTGTATCTTACATGCAATCCGAACTTATATCTTTGTGAACGTATATGCAGTTTCCTCTTCTGTCGAAAAGTGCATACTTACAAAAGTTGGTTGCAAGTGGTAATGAAGAAAACAATGATGAAATTCAGATTTCTGACATTCCCGGAGGCCCAGTTGCCTTTGAGATATGtgccaaatttaataaaaaatgaacttatatcatttttcttttacttGTGTACATTGCATAACAAATCTATGACACTTTTAGTCAAGTGTGAGTGTTGGTTACATGTACGAGTCCAGACAACAGATATGATTGAACTTTGGTTACCTATATTGACTTAA
- the LOC107948541 gene encoding uncharacterized protein isoform X1 codes for MISLDCPLGDYREEEINEFASWLGGSYATDVTKPLDGVLTIPLANGDNMNLHMSKKVHREFASKLFALYRNIRKAMERHEDLSQTLRRPAELIMGSFDGIKHDTDGFDKQGMRLLLATLNRIFDSLQTTYEGFQTSTVKAIYIFDLSAQGKHFLPVFMNFRLWSSILFKRNVLTRMLSIFPLYLTCNPNLYLCERICSFLFCRKVHTYKSWLQVVMKKTMMKFRFLTFPEAQLPLRYVPNLIKNELISFFFYLCTLHNKSMTLLVKCECWLHVRVQTTDMIELWLPILT; via the exons ATGATTTCTTTGGACTGCCCTCTAGGAGACTACCGTGAAGAAGAGATCaatgaattt GCATCTTGGTTGGGTGGATCTTATGCTACTGATGTTACAAAACCCTTAGATGGAGTATTGACTATTCCCTTGGCAAATGGTGATAACATGAATCTTCATATGTCAAAG AAAGTGCACAGGGAATTTGCATCAAAACTGTTTGCTCTGTACCGCAATATAAGGAAAGCAATGGAGAGGCATGAAGATTTGTCACAGACTTTGCGTAGACCTGCTGAGTTAATAATGGGTTCATTTGATGGAATTAAG CATGACACTGATGGTTTTGATAAACAAGGAATGAGGCTTCTGCTTGCGACACTTAACAGGATATTTGATTCATTGCAGACAACTTATGAAG GATTTCAGACTTCAACGGTAAAggcaatatatatatttgatttatctGCACAAGGTAAGCATTTTCTTCCGGTTTTCATGAATTTCCGTCTATGGTCGAGCATTCTCTTCAAGCGTAATGTCCTTACTAGAATGCTTTCCATATTTCCATTGTATCTTACATGCAATCCGAACTTATATCTTTGTGAACGTATATGCAGTTTCCTCTTCTGTCGAAAAGTGCATACTTACAAAAGTTGGTTGCAAGTGGTAATGAAGAAAACAATGATGAAATTCAGATTTCTGACATTCCCGGAGGCCCAGTTGCCTTTGAGATATGtgccaaatttaataaaaaatgaacttatatcatttttcttttacttGTGTACATTGCATAACAAATCTATGACACTTTTAGTCAAGTGTGAGTGTTGGTTACATGTACGAGTCCAGACAACAGATATGATTGAACTTTGGTTACCTATATTGACTTAA
- the LOC107948541 gene encoding uncharacterized protein isoform X5: MISLDCPLGDYREEEINEFASWLGGSYATDVTKPLDGVLTIPLANGDNMNLHMSKKVHREFASKLFALYRNIRKAMERHEDLSQTLRRPAELIMGSFDGIKHDTDGFDKQGMRLLLATLNRIFDSLQTTYEGFQTSTVKAIYIFDLSAQEHVGAKFAVQIRSRAQKFFSKAHWFEFITRFP; this comes from the exons ATGATTTCTTTGGACTGCCCTCTAGGAGACTACCGTGAAGAAGAGATCaatgaattt GCATCTTGGTTGGGTGGATCTTATGCTACTGATGTTACAAAACCCTTAGATGGAGTATTGACTATTCCCTTGGCAAATGGTGATAACATGAATCTTCATATGTCAAAG AAAGTGCACAGGGAATTTGCATCAAAACTGTTTGCTCTGTACCGCAATATAAGGAAAGCAATGGAGAGGCATGAAGATTTGTCACAGACTTTGCGTAGACCTGCTGAGTTAATAATGGGTTCATTTGATGGAATTAAG CATGACACTGATGGTTTTGATAAACAAGGAATGAGGCTTCTGCTTGCGACACTTAACAGGATATTTGATTCATTGCAGACAACTTATGAAG GATTTCAGACTTCAACGGTAAAggcaatatatatatttgatttatctGCACAAG AGCATGTAGGAGCCAAATTTGCGGTTCAAATTCGAAGTCGTGCTCAAAAGTTTTTCTCTAAGGCTCATTGGTTTGAGTTCATTACAAGatttccttga
- the LOC107948541 gene encoding uncharacterized protein isoform X3: protein MKVHREFASKLFALYRNIRKAMERHEDLSQTLRRPAELIMGSFDGIKHDTDGFDKQGMRLLLATLNRIFDSLQTTYEGFQTSTVKAIYIFDLSAQGKHFLPVFMNFRLWSSILFKRNVLTRMLSIFPLYLTCNPNLYLCERICSFLFCRKVHTYKSWLQVVMKKTMMKFRFLTFPEAQLPLRYVPNLIKNELISFFFYLCTLHNKSMTLLVKCECWLHVRVQTTDMIELWLPILT from the exons ATG AAAGTGCACAGGGAATTTGCATCAAAACTGTTTGCTCTGTACCGCAATATAAGGAAAGCAATGGAGAGGCATGAAGATTTGTCACAGACTTTGCGTAGACCTGCTGAGTTAATAATGGGTTCATTTGATGGAATTAAG CATGACACTGATGGTTTTGATAAACAAGGAATGAGGCTTCTGCTTGCGACACTTAACAGGATATTTGATTCATTGCAGACAACTTATGAAG GATTTCAGACTTCAACGGTAAAggcaatatatatatttgatttatctGCACAAGGTAAGCATTTTCTTCCGGTTTTCATGAATTTCCGTCTATGGTCGAGCATTCTCTTCAAGCGTAATGTCCTTACTAGAATGCTTTCCATATTTCCATTGTATCTTACATGCAATCCGAACTTATATCTTTGTGAACGTATATGCAGTTTCCTCTTCTGTCGAAAAGTGCATACTTACAAAAGTTGGTTGCAAGTGGTAATGAAGAAAACAATGATGAAATTCAGATTTCTGACATTCCCGGAGGCCCAGTTGCCTTTGAGATATGtgccaaatttaataaaaaatgaacttatatcatttttcttttacttGTGTACATTGCATAACAAATCTATGACACTTTTAGTCAAGTGTGAGTGTTGGTTACATGTACGAGTCCAGACAACAGATATGATTGAACTTTGGTTACCTATATTGACTTAA
- the LOC107948541 gene encoding uncharacterized protein isoform X4, with protein MERHEDLSQTLRRPAELIMGSFDGIKHDTDGFDKQGMRLLLATLNRIFDSLQTTYEGFQTSTVKAIYIFDLSAQGKHFLPVFMNFRLWSSILFKRNVLTRMLSIFPLYLTCNPNLYLCERICSFLFCRKVHTYKSWLQVVMKKTMMKFRFLTFPEAQLPLRYVPNLIKNELISFFFYLCTLHNKSMTLLVKCECWLHVRVQTTDMIELWLPILT; from the exons ATGGAGAGGCATGAAGATTTGTCACAGACTTTGCGTAGACCTGCTGAGTTAATAATGGGTTCATTTGATGGAATTAAG CATGACACTGATGGTTTTGATAAACAAGGAATGAGGCTTCTGCTTGCGACACTTAACAGGATATTTGATTCATTGCAGACAACTTATGAAG GATTTCAGACTTCAACGGTAAAggcaatatatatatttgatttatctGCACAAGGTAAGCATTTTCTTCCGGTTTTCATGAATTTCCGTCTATGGTCGAGCATTCTCTTCAAGCGTAATGTCCTTACTAGAATGCTTTCCATATTTCCATTGTATCTTACATGCAATCCGAACTTATATCTTTGTGAACGTATATGCAGTTTCCTCTTCTGTCGAAAAGTGCATACTTACAAAAGTTGGTTGCAAGTGGTAATGAAGAAAACAATGATGAAATTCAGATTTCTGACATTCCCGGAGGCCCAGTTGCCTTTGAGATATGtgccaaatttaataaaaaatgaacttatatcatttttcttttacttGTGTACATTGCATAACAAATCTATGACACTTTTAGTCAAGTGTGAGTGTTGGTTACATGTACGAGTCCAGACAACAGATATGATTGAACTTTGGTTACCTATATTGACTTAA